Part of the Musa acuminata AAA Group cultivar baxijiao chromosome BXJ2-7, Cavendish_Baxijiao_AAA, whole genome shotgun sequence genome is shown below.
ttggaagagaagattttgaaaaaccattctcgacaagattccataattcaaaatccatagaaataagaaagatcctcattcgggttttccagtaggtgtagtccgtcccattaaacatgggtggacgtgtaatagaatgaccctcttggtttccggcgtaagccatctctcttgggttttaatccttttgagagttaaccgggctctgataccaattgttaggatcgagagcactaagagggggggggggtgaattagtgcagcggatatcttacagcgattaaaaaccaaaagctgcgttcgttcaataaaagctattatgatgcaaaagctaattctcagtttgtatctaagtgcagtttgcgtctaagcgcagattgcgtctaagcgcagtttgcgtctaaacacagtttgcgtctaagcgcagtttgcgtctaaacacagtttgcgtctaagcgcagttttgcgtctaagcacagtttacgtctaaactcagatttacgtctaaacgcagttttacgtctaaacgtagatttacgtctaaacgcagatttacgtctaaactttgaaactcgtttgtatactcgcagaaggcagtatgcagttgaaatcaagacgtaaacgtgaactgagaactgatgattgtgagaggaaagccgatttacgtctaaatgcagttttacgtctaaatgttgaaactcgttcgtaaaattgtagaggacagtttgcagttatcaataggatcaaaatgtaagtgtaaactgcaaggaaactctttcgtaaaagcacggaagacagttctgcagaatcaaacgtaaacgtaaactgtaatgtacgaaaatacgaatttacgtctgaatgcagattcggaagaacagcacttagaacttgttcgtgaaagcgcagagtgcagtagtaatggaggaggtttgcagtaatgataaagtgctcaaaaataaacgcaaaccagagatttagagtggttcggtcagccttgacctactccacttttggcttcctccaccgacgaggttgccgacgtcaactaggggccttccttcaatgggcgaaggccaaactgcccttttacagtttctctccttttaacaggctcaggagacaacctttacagacctttctctcctcactttacaactgaaaaacttgaagaacagaaggaggagacttaagggctttacaacacttttgagctcttagaatcacagaaaagatcaagatttcggtgtaggtctgtatcttttcagtgctgaatgggtggggtatttataggccccaacccaattcaaatttcgagctcaaaacgatcaaatcccggaatttcgggatcaggcggttgcacctcttgactggagaggtggcaccgcctggcagagctcgaagtctgagctcaggcggttgcacctctcgactggagaggtggcaccgcctggcagagctcaaagactgagctcggacggttccaccttctctgtcaggggtggttgcaccttcctgccagagctcgaagaccgagctcaagcggtgcatctcctgaccagagaagtttctcttctctgccagaggtggttgcacctttctgccagaggtggttgcacctctctgccagaggtggttgcacctctctgccagagctcgaagactgagcttaggctgtgcatctcctggccagagaggtcgtacatttcttccagagctcgaagactgagctcggtgattgcatcaccaggcagagctcgaaacttgagctcaggcggtgctaccgcttgacagaggaggttgcaccgcccagtctcgcttggagactgagccctgggcggttgcaccgcctggctggagcggttgcacctcccagtctcgctgggagacttagcctgggcggttgcacctcccacagcttcttgggttcgaatgggttgaaccattcgacccaacttgagttcttcaggggcccaattgccccaggattaagctaatgggatcacctcccatttctaacttaatcaccatgctaactacgattaaatctaagacaatttctgcagctttgcttcggtgcgtcaatcgcttcttccggcgagtttccggcgaacttccgtcgatcatccgatgaaccctcggtgatgcttctgcggacttccggcaaactcctggactttgcgacgatccacttggcgagttccgacgagcttcgcttggcaagcttctggacttctcggatctgttcccgcagaacctccgacgaccgtccgtacttccgtcgaactctcgaactcccaacgtgatcatgaacttgactccggcgcaactcctgctgcttgtctatctttcatcgtagttaatcctgcacacttatctcaacacatagattagacaacaaatgacaattgacttcatcatcaaaatccgagattcaacaatagctaatgaaaagaaatgtcatactttgtacaggttgcaggctaaagcttatggtgagtagttaaatgctacatAAAAAgatttcagcatggagttgtggcataggcgattgggacacatgagcgagaaggggctgtaagctctttctaagagagaggtattactcgacctcagaggtatacatttgaacccttgtattgattgtttggcaggtaaacaacatagagtttcatttgctagtcctgttttgtctagaaaaatgcatgtcttagaccgtgtttatacagatgtatgtggtcctttgaggacaaaaactcttggcggatctgttgatgttcttggtataagtggtgcactttattttgtcacttttatagatgatttttccataaaagtttgggcctatgctttgaagactaaagatcaggtgattaatgtcttcaaagagtttcatgccagggttgaaagggagacagaaaggaaattgaaatacataagatcagataatggtggtgagtatacaggattgtttaatgactattgtaggtcacatgggatccaacatgagatgacagttcctggtacacctcagcataatgcaattacaaagaggatgaaccgcaccatcatggaaaagatcatatgtatggtttcacaggccaagctacctaaaatgttttgggatgaggctttgaggactgcagttgttgtgatcaacttatcaccatgtacagccctagatggtgatgttgtagagcatgtatggttagggaaagatgtttcctacaagcatttgagagtgtttggttgtcgtgcatttgcacatgttccagataatgagaggtccaagctggatagtaagactaaagaatgtatttttcttggttactcatatgatcattttggttacaggctttgggatccagaaaagcagaaggtgtttagaagtagagatgtagtcttctttgaggatcaaacttttgaagatttgaagaagaaggcaccagccaatacttctgtagaaggattagcagattgtgacccagttattcctccattatatcagggtgatgggggagatgtacaggaagatggtgtagagcctgatgttgatctacctgcaggatatgttgagtaagaagaagttggagagcaagttcccgcagaacctcagttgacaagatcttctagacaacgtcaaccttccagaagatactctacagatgagtatgtgatgcttactgatgcaggtgaaccaaagagttaccaggaagtaattgaaagtgagcagaaagagaagtggttacttactatacaggaagagatggatgctcttcagaagaaccacacttatgatttggtgctactaccaaatggaatgaaggctttgaagaacaagtgggttttcaggttgaagactcaagaatattgttttcaaccaaagtacaaagctagattggttgtgaaaggctttggtcaaaagaaaggtattgactttgaagagattttttctcctgttgttaaaatgtcttctattcgtgttgctcttggtattgctgctagccaggacttggaggttgagcagttagatgtgaagatagctttccttcatagcgatttggaggaggaaatttatatggagcaaccagaatgcttcaaagttaaaggtaaagagaactttgtctgcaaattgaataagagcttgtatgggctaaagcaagctccaagatagtggtacataaagtttgattcatttataatagaaaatggatacaaaagaatggctttagatcattgtgtgtacatcaaatagtttggtgaggattttattattctcttactttatgttgatgacatgcttattcttggaaaagatatgtctaaaattgacaagttgaagaaggaactgagtgagtcttttgcaatgaaggacatgaggccagcaaagtaaatactaggtatgcagatttctcgtgacaggaaaaataagaagatttggttgtcacaggagaaatacatcgagaagatattagAAAGATTCAGtttgagcaatgcaaagccagttggttctcctcttgtaggtcacttcaagttgtgctcaaaacagagtccgtcaagtgatgaggagaaggagaaaatgcaaaaggttccttatgcttcagcagttggaagtttaatgtatgcaatggtatatacgaagccagacatcgcatatgcagttggtgttactagcagatttcttgcaaatccaagcaaatagcactaggcagcagtgaagtggatttttagatatctcagagggagctttaaggtttgtttaagctttggaggtggaccatatgtgttgacaggttacacagatgcagatatggtaagagatatagatacaagaaagtctacttcagattatgtacttacttttgcagggggagctgtatcatggcaatccaggttgcaaaggtgtattgctctctccaccacagaagcagaatatattgctgctacagaggtatacaaagaaatgttatgaatgaaagaattcttacaagaattggggctgaaatagaaaaattatgtggtgcattgtgacagccagagtgtcatccatttgtgtaagaacccaatgtttcattccaagtcaaagcatatagatgtcagataccactggattcgaaatgtatttaaagagaagtagttgcagcttcaaaaaattcacatagatgacaacggagcagacatattgacaaaaactttaccaaaagaaagataggagatatgccgacagctggtcgacatggcttcatattgaggagtcatgtacagcctcccttatgggctgaaggggaagGTTATTGGGTTGGCAGCCCACAGATTCAACCCATAGTAGGCTTGGGCAGCCCATAGCCCAcaacccctcttaacctaaccctaattaacattagaagGGGTGGTGGCtatgttttggaggcagaaaaaggcataaatagggcagcaacgtgggagaagaaaacagccacgagattccaaataaaaggaggaaaacaaggcagaaaaggaagagaaagaaaggaaagaagacaaggacaacgtagagaggctgttctcaatcatctagtagttttctcatctcaagttagatcaaatctacagtagactcttgctgtgattacttggggaggttttagatattgttgacagtgacgtgatccttgtatcccagttattctcttgtgattgttgctagggtttaaggcaagagattgagatttgtatattcattattatctctagtttgccccgtggtttttacccttcacattggagggattttccacatatatcttggtgttctatttgattgtggttccatttaattccgctacgtattatggtcttctagtatttatttatatacaaatattattcctgtttatatccccatcagtggCAACATACACCACTCCACTTATGCATGCAACATAGAATCAAACACCAAAAGTGCATCTATGTGGAAAGCAATACGAACAGGAGTCAGCGGAAGCATCAAGATCGCACCTTGCACCCGTCGATCCCGAACTGGAAGAGCCTAATTCCATTGGCTCGAAGGAAATTGACGTTGGCCTCCGGGTACGGCTCCGGGCATAGGCACCTGCAAGCCAAACCAGACGCATCAAACCCCAACAAGAAGACCCCTTTTCTACCATCAAAAGAAGCGATATTTCCGCAATCCAGTGCGACAAACGGGGGGCGGGGGGGAGGGGAGGCGACGCACAAGACGGAGCGGAGGCGGAGCGTGCGCAGGAAGCCGAAGTTGGCCGCGTCCGGGAAGCCGGACCGGAACACCCCGTAGTCCACCATCGCGAAGTTGAGCGGCGGCACCAGCAGCACCTCCCCCGCGGCCGCAGGAGGACAGCGAGTGGCTTTCCCCTCAGCGGCCGCCGGCGCCTCCACCTCGTCATCCGCAGCAGCGAGCGGTTGTTTTCCCATAAGTGGAGAATATTCCGTAATATTCTCCGCTGCTCTGCTTGCAGAATCTTCTGAGATCAAGCGACGGATGGATGAATAGTGTAAACCGAACGCAGCAGTACGGACTAGTCAAGACACAGCACAGTGCGTTTGTGTGTTGTATGCTCTCTCTCTCGCTGTGCACATGTATCAGCAGTGACAACAGTTTGAGATTTATATGGATTCGCCTTCCAACCCCATTTTTGCGTTTTTTCACTTGTACTTCGGAtttgctttctctctctctctctctctctctctctctctctttccctttTGTCTTCTTGCTTTCCAAGCTCcaagttaaagaaaaatattatcgTGGTAAAAGCTGCGAGTGAGGTGCGACCTGTGAGACGTGTTGAGAAAGATGGTTTGGCAAACATATAGATTATGGTAGTGGCCATTAATTGCAGGTGGCAACAAAGGTATTGGGTAATCTAGTTAGGTTATTTGTGGTATGATGAATAAAACTGGCAGCAAATCATATTCATTTTACCTTtctgaattttgatgatttgaagttCTCTCGGGCTTCAGAGGCACAACAATGTTAATTTGTGTCGTGACACGTAAAGCATATGCCATTGATGTCTTCACATGCATTGTCACGGTTTGAACAGTAACTCCATGGTCATTCTCCGCTGTAGAGACTTCACTGCGTGGGTGGCCTACCTCTCAGTGTTAGGTTAATGTACACTGGACCACCAATCATGCAATGAAGGACCACCGAATccattaacacacacacacactctctctctctctctctcttctatgtATCTGGTTTAGGTTATAATCTCTTCTCTGCCTAAACTACAAGAGAAGAAGGAAATGGCAGCAAGCAGAGGGCAATATTACTTCAGTTAACCCAACCTGGAAGTCTTTGCTACTGTCACTGACCTTGTCTTGTGGAGCTTAAAGGGACATCCTATGACAGAAAACAAGACTTTATGCATTAAAGTTGAGGACCAAAGTACATTCTATAGAATATGCTGTTCATGGTGGGATTACTTTAATCCATCGCCTGCACTCCACGTACTCTGTGGTGGCtgccatttttttctttttcatagagTGATGACGACCTccaagatgttcaagaagacacccAACTCTTTGCATCTTGGCATCTTCATGGGTTTTCCTTTGGAGTCTTCTGCTAGttgagatctctctctctctctctctctctctctctcttctcgggTTCTTTTGCATCAGTCTATTGTTTCTTAGGCAGTAGAACAACCATGCCAAATGGGTCATGAagatatcattttcattcaagaagACCAAACTTTGTTCAGCTCCAAATCCGACAGAAACTGATGTGACAAAACAACAATTCATGAATCCAAGAAAAGAATGGGGTTGTAGCTGCAAGAGAGTCTGAGCCTATATGACGCTAAATTGTCCCTCTAGAACATAGTCAGTTGGCTCGATAACACAAAAGAATTAAGGGTTCTCCCATGGCCAGGTTTCGATATGAAAAAAACTATGAGAGATCCAACCTGTATCTCTATCCCTCACTCATACTTATAGAACTCCAAACAACCACACAAATCTCAATCATCTTGACTTGattatacttttttatttttttcttaatgacACCaagttatatacatatatatatataaatatacatatatatatatatatacatatacatatatatatatatacatatatatacatatatatatatatatgtatatatatatatatatatgtatatatatatataaatatatgtatatatatatgtatatgtatatatatacatatgtatgtatatatatatatgtatgtatatatatatacatgtatgtatatatatatacatacatgtatatatatatatatatatttatatatatatatacatatatgtatataaatatatacatatatatataaatatatatatatacatatatatataaatatatatatatatatatatatatgtatatgtatatatacatatatgtatatatatatgtatatatataaaaaatagaaTCTTTTATGCTCAGAATCATCCTATTAGGATAAAAAATAGAATTTTATAAAATTGCGTTATAGTCCGAatcttaattatattttgaagacAAGCAGttgaacaaatatatatatatctatatatatatatatgtatatatatacaaatacatgtatatgtatacaaatacatgtatatgtatacaaatacatgtatatgtatacaaatacatgtatatgtatacaaatacatgtatatgtatacaaatacatgtatatgtatacaaatacatgtatatgtatacaaatacatgtatatgtatacaaatacatgtatatgtatacaaatacatgtatatgtatacaaatacatgtatatgtatacaaatacatgtatatgtatacatatacatgtatatgtatacaaatacatgtatatgtatacatatacatgtatatgtatatatataaatatgtcagAAAACAAAATATTATGTGCCCCTGCCACACCTTCATAACTCCAAATACCGGGTAAAATGTCTAGGGATTTCTAGCATATTCTATATTATTCGAAGTATTCCTTTTTCATTAAAATCCTCACAAGTCACATTAATTTGATGACCGATAGTATCTCGACCTGAAATACTCCAACCACCCCACGAATTGGTTATTCCTAAATGAGTCATGAAGGGCAAAGATTTACCTCTGTGGAAAGActgattcatatatatatatgtatatatatatacatatgtatatgtatatacatatgtatatgtatatacatatgtacatgtatatacatatgtacatgtatatacatatgtatatgtatatacatatgtatatacatgtacatatgtatatacatatacatatgtacatgtatatacatatgtatatacatatacatatgtatatacatatacatgtatatacatatgtatatgtatatacatatgtatatgtatatacatatgtatatacatatacatatgtatatacatatacatatgtatatacatatacatatgtatatacatatacatatgtatatatatatatatatacatatatatatatatacatatgtatatatgtatctatgtatatatatatatctatgtatatatatatacatatgtatatatatatatacatattatatatatatatacatatgtatatatatatatatacatatgtatatatatgtatatatagatatatatatatatgtatatatagatatatatatatatatacatatatatatatacatatgtatatatagatatatatatatatatacatatatatctatatatgtatatatatatatatatatatgtatatatatatatatacatacgaatatatatatgtatatatgtatatatatatgtatatatgtatgtataaatatatatatgtatgtatgtatgtatatatatatatatgtatacatacatacatacatacatacatacatacatacatacatacatatatgtatatatatatatatatacatacatgcatacatatatatatatatatacatatatatatatacatatatatatatgtatatatatatatgtatgtatgtatgtatgtatatatatatatatatatgtatatgtatatgtatatgtatatgtatatgtatatatatatgtatatatgtatatatgtatatatatgtatatatgtatatatatatgtatatatatatacatacatatgtatgtatatatatatgtatatatatatatacatacatatgtatgtatatatatatgtatatatatatatatatatatatatatatatatatatatatgtatatatatatatatatatatatatatatatacatatatatatacatacatacatacatacatacatatatatatatatatatatacatatatatatatatatatacatatgtatgtatgtatgtatgtatgtatatatatgtatatatacatacatacatacatacatacatacttatatatatatatatgtatgtatttatgtatgtatgtatgtatgtatttatatatatatatatatatatatatgtatatatatatatatatacatacatacatacatacatatatatatatatatatatatatatatatatatatatatatatatatatatatatatatatatatatatatttatgtatgtatgtatgtatgtatgtatgtgttaggatcgagagcactaagagggggggggggcggtgaattagtgcagcggaaaactttctgcgattaaaacgaaactgcgttcgaatgataaaaataatttctatgtaaaatctgattctaagcaagatgatattaaagttaatttatgcaggcagtttgcagcaatggtaaagctcaaaacgtaaacgcaatctgaaatatgatgatcgtacgaaaaagcagatttacgcctaaacgctgattcggaaagtaaaaggattgaaacccgatcgtaaaagcgcagaaggcagtaagcttcagaggaggtttgcagtaaagataatatgctcaaagtaaatgcaaaccgagatttagagtggttcggtcaatcttgacctact
Proteins encoded:
- the LOC135617326 gene encoding tyrosine-protein phosphatase DSP1-like isoform X1, giving the protein MGKQPLAAADDEVEAPAAAEGKATRCPPAAAGEVLLVPPLNFAMVDYGVFRSGFPDAANFGFLRTLRLRSVLCLCPEPYPEANVNFLRANGIRLFQFGIDGCKEPFVNIPEDTIHEALRVVLGINDIRNHPIVIHCKRGKHRTGCLVGCLRKLQRWCLASIFDEYQRFAAAKARVSDQMFMERFDISGFKHLQASFSS
- the LOC135617326 gene encoding tyrosine-protein phosphatase DSP1-like isoform X2; translation: MGKQPLAAADDEVEAPAAAEGKATRCPPAAAGEVLLVPPLNFAMVDYGVFRSGFPDAANFGFLRTLRLRSVLCLCPEPYPEANVNFLRANGIRLFQFGIDGCKEPFVNIPEDTIHEALRVVLDIRNHPIVIHCKRGKHRTGCLVGCLRKLQRWCLASIFDEYQRFAAAKARVSDQMFMERFDISGFKHLQASFSS
- the LOC135617326 gene encoding tyrosine-protein phosphatase DSP1-like isoform X3; the encoded protein is MGKQPLAAADDEVEAPAAAEGKATRCPPAAAGEVLLVPPLNFAMVDYGVFRSGFPDAANFGFLRTLRLRSVLCLCPEPYPEANVNFLRANGIRLFQFGIDGCKQYILLLWWREQYTFATWIAMIQLPLQKNLSSTFQKIRFTRLSESSSISEITRSSYIASGESIEPVVS